The DNA region ATGACGAAGATGGAGAGCATCTCCAGCAGATTCGAGAATGGCGTGGGGTTTTCAAAGGGGTGCGCCGAGTTGGTATTGAAAAAGCCGCCGCCATTGGTGCCGAGCATCTTGATGGCTTCCTGCGAAGCGACTGGCCCCTGGGCGATCGTCTGCGTGGTGATGGTCTGCGTTGTCGTCGTTTTACCATCTGTGCCGGTAGAGGTTACAGATTGCGGCTGAACGAGGGTCGCGGTGTCGTAGGGGCGAAGGTTCTGGATGACGCCCTGCGAGACCAGCAGAAGAGCGTAGATGAGGCAGGTGGGCAGCAGAACCCACAAGGAGGCGCGCGTGGTGTCGACCCAGAAGTTGCCGAGCGTCTTCGACTCGCGGCGCGAGATGCCGCGTACCAGCGCGATGGCCAGCGCGATGCCGACCGCAGCGGAGAAGAAGTTGTGATACGCGAGCGTGAGCATCTGCGTGAGATAGCTCATCGTCGTTTCGGGCACGTAAGACTGCCAGTTGGTGTTGGTGGTGAACGACGCCGCGGTATTGAGCGCGAGATCGGGTGCGACCGCCGCCAGGTGCTGCGGGTTGAGCGGCAGGATGTGCTGCAGCCTCTCGACCGCATAGGTGACGAGCATGGTGACGAGCGAGAAGACGAGCATCGCGATGCCGTACTCAGTCCACCGCATCTCACGGTTCTCGTCGATGCTGGCGATGCGGTAAAGGAGTCGCTCGATGGGGCGGAAGATGGGATCGGCGAAGGTGCGCTGCCGCTCGAAGACACGCGCCATGTACGTGCCGAGCGGTTTCGCGCAGGCAAGGATGAGAAGGAAGAAGAGACAGATTTGAAACCAGCCGTTGGCGGTCATGTTCGTGTGTGAGGGCTTTCCGTGGGTTGGAGGTTCTAGAACTTTTCCGGGCGCAGGAGCGCGTAGACGAGATAGCCCAGAAGAGCCGTGACGATGGCGGCGAGAAGAAGGATCTGACCCATCAGCGGACTTCCTTTCCTGTCAGACGATGGCAGCCTGCGACGTACGTTATCGCGATAAGGAAGAACGCTACGGTTGCGCACAGGCATCCGATGTCCCACATGTTTCCACTCCTGTCTGTCGCACGATCTCGTGCGCCAGGGTCTATGTGAATTCCGGCGGCGTAAAGAGTGGGTAGGGATTTCGTAAAGAAGTCATAAAGACTGCGGACGGGGGAGCCCAGTCTCCGGCAAAACGCTAGGTGTGCGTTTCGGTACAGAAGAGATGAAAGTCTGTCGCGAGTGGTTCCGCGCCAAGCT from Acidobacteriota bacterium includes:
- the kdpF gene encoding K(+)-transporting ATPase subunit F, whose amino-acid sequence is MPVRNRSVLPYRDNVRRRLPSSDRKGSPLMGQILLLAAIVTALLGYLVYALLRPEKF